Genomic window (Gloeocapsa sp. PCC 73106):
TGGTTATAGTTGTGGTGATTGTAGCTGTGTCTCTGGCTTATTTTACCCCTATATCTTTCACGACGGCTTTGTTGATTGGCGCAAGTTTAGCAGCGACGGACCCGGTAGCGGTAATCGCTTTGTTTCGAGATTTGGGAACTAGTAAGCGTCTAACTATTCTCATGGAGGGAGATAGCTTAGGTAACGATGGTGCCGCGATCGTCGCTTTTATGATACTCGTAGGCGTCGCTTTGGGCCAAGAAGAATTTTCTTTAGCTACTGGAATCACCCGTTTTGTCTTGGTAGTGGGTATCGGTGCGGGTGTGGGTGCGGTGATTAGTTTTGCTGTTTCCTATTTGACTCAACGTTTTGATTTACCCTTGGTGGAACAGTCTTTAACTCTGGTATCTGCTTATAGTACTTTTTTGATCGCCGAAAATTTAGGAGGATCTGGAGTAATCGCGGTAGTAACTGCAGGTTTGGTATTGGGTAATTTTGGTTCTCGCATCGGTATGAGTCCGAGGACTCGGTTATCAGTGTCACAATTTTGGGAATTTCTAGCCTTTTTCTTCAATTCTATCGTTTTCTTATTGATTGGGGACCAGATTCAATTTGGCAGCTTACTGGATAATTGGCAATTAATTGCGGTAGCGACTACAGCAATGGTATTGAGTAGATTGATCGCTATTTTTGGTTTGAGCGCGATTTCTAATACTATTATTGAAGAGCCCATCGACTGGCGAGATCAAATTATCTTGTGGTGGGGTGGTTTACGGGGTTCTATCTCCATCGCTCTAGCTTTAAGCGTACCAGTATTGATTACCGAACGTCAAGATATCATTGATACCGTATTTGGAGCAGTTTTATTTACTTTGATTATTCAAGGTTTAACGATTAAACCTTTGTTAACTAAATTGGGATTAATTAGCGATGACCAAATAGTTGAAAAAGAATATACAGAACTAACTTCTCGTTTGGTAGCTTTAAGACGTGTTTCGGATTATTTAACCAAGATGGAACTATTCCCTGAGTATGAACCGGAATACTATACCTATAAAAAAAGTCTAGTTATGGGTGAAATTGAGAGTTTAGAAACCAAAATCAAAGAATTGCGGAATGTGAATCCCTACTTGCAAAGTTTGACCAGGGAACAAATTAAGAACAAGCTAATCGATATCGAAGCTGAAACCTACGCTGAATTTATTAATGCTGGAGTGTTAAAAGAGAATCTCTTTCCCTTACTAAAGGAAGTCGAGGTGGAATCTTGAGAAATTAAAGGTCAACCACAGCGCAGATGCTAGCAAAAAATAGAGAAAGTACAATGTCAACGATTAGTGAGGCTGACCTAAAAGAATTAAAAACGTTAATTGAAACTCAAACTAAAGAACTTGATAAAAAGATTGATGTTAAGTTTGACAAAGTTAGCGAAACTCTTAATGATTTAAGGGTAGAAATTGCTGCTTTAAAAACCGAAGTTGCAGGTAACAATAAACGGCTAGATAATATTGATTTTATTATGAGAACTATCTTCGTAGGTGTTGTTACCGCTATTATTCTAGGTGTGTACAAGTTTCTTTTTTCTCTATTTCCTAACACTTAAAATTAGCTTTAGTTGATAATATAAGGGGTCCGAATACTGAGCGTACCCTTTATTCAAACTATTTTAACTATCCAGTAGTAAGTGATGATTAGCGTCGCCACCGTTAAAGGTAAACCAAAGCGCAGATGCTGCTTTTAAAATATAGTAAAGGAGAATTTTGGGGATGAAATGGTGGTCAAGACTGAAACAGAACCCTTTAGCACAGCTAGGAGGCACAATATTATTGACTTTTTATCTTATCGTGACTTTAGCCGGTTTTTTTGCTCCCTACGACCCCTATTCTTCTCAAATCGATGGTTCTCTATTATCACCTACAAGAATTTACTGGCGTAACACACAACAAGAGTGGATTGGACCCCACGTTTATCCTACTACCCTTGGTCCTACCGATTTAGAAACAGGGGAACGCAAATTAAGCCGAGATTACCAAAAACCCTCACCTATTCGACTTTTCGTTAAGGGTAGAACTTTCAATTTCTTAGGATTGAAGTTAAATCGACAGCTATTCGGTACGGTAGGTGAAGGTTATCTCAATATACTGGGAACCGACGAACAAGGTCGAGATCAGTTGAGTCGTTTGATCTATGGTGGTAGAATTAGCTTGTTTATAGGTATCGTGGGTATCGCTATTTCTTTTCCTTTGGGGATGTTGATCGGAGGAATATCTGGGTATTTTGGTGGGGTTGTTGACGCTGTTTTGATGCGTTTAGCCGAGGTATTGATGACGATTCCAGGGATTTATCTTCTCGTAGCTTTAGCCGCCGTATTACCCCTAGATTTGACTAGCGCGCAAAGATTTTTACTGATTGTGGCTATTACTTCTCTAATTAGTTGGGCGGGATTAGCGCGAGTGACGCGAGGACAAGTATTAGCGATTAAAGAACAGGAATTCGTTCAAGCGGCTAAAGCGATGGGTGCTAGACCACTTTATTTGATTTTACGCCACATTTTACCCCAAACGGCTAGTTATATGATCATTTCTGCTACTCTAGCTATTCCTGGGTTTATTATCGCTGAATCGGTGCTCAGTTTAATTGGCTTGGGGATTCAACAACCCTATCCCAGTTGGGGGAATTTACTCTCTCTAGCTACTAATGCGTCGATTTTAGTACTCAATCCTTGGTTAATCTGGCCACCTGCAGCAGTAATCATTTTAACCGTTCTGGCTTTTAATTTACTCGGAGATGGTTTGAGAGACGCTCTCGATCCCCGCAGCAATCCTTAAGAAAGTATACTAGTAGAAAAATACCAAAGGTTCTAAGTATGGCAAATTCACCCCTGAAAGTAGGCGATCGCGCTCCTGATTTCTCTCTGCTCAATCAATCGGGAGAAACCGTCAAACTGAGCGATTTTCTCGGTAAAAAAAGCGTCGTAGTCTATTTCTACCCCAAAGATGACACCCCTGGATGTACCGCCGAATCCTGCGCTTTTAGAGATAGTTATCAGGTTTTCCAAGAAGCAGGTGCAGAAGTAATCGGAATTAGCGGCGATTCTACCGATTCTCACCGCGGTTTTGCAACTAAATACAATCTTCCTTTTGTGTTGCTCAGTGATAATAATAATCAAGTTAGAAAACTTTTTGGTGTACCCGCAACTTTATTTATACTTCCAGGGAGGGTGACTTATATAATTGATAAAGAGGGGATTGTTAGACATATCTTTGACTCCCAATTAGATTTTAAAGCCCACATAGATGAAGCTTTAAAAACCCTAAAAGCGATCGGCTAAAAGTCAGGGCTATTTCATTCTAAAAACAGCTAAAATGTGCTTGAGACCATAACAGCAGAATCGTTGAGCCTGAGCCATATTGGTGAAACCAGCATCACGGTAAAGATTA
Coding sequences:
- a CDS encoding sodium:proton antiporter produces the protein MTESLIKENLEQFLIILVISLSVATVSRMFSWLRKIPYTLLLVIVGLGLGFVDVELFELSPELILDIFVPPLLFEAAWNIRWRDLVKDWLPITLFATLGVVIVVVIVAVSLAYFTPISFTTALLIGASLAATDPVAVIALFRDLGTSKRLTILMEGDSLGNDGAAIVAFMILVGVALGQEEFSLATGITRFVLVVGIGAGVGAVISFAVSYLTQRFDLPLVEQSLTLVSAYSTFLIAENLGGSGVIAVVTAGLVLGNFGSRIGMSPRTRLSVSQFWEFLAFFFNSIVFLLIGDQIQFGSLLDNWQLIAVATTAMVLSRLIAIFGLSAISNTIIEEPIDWRDQIILWWGGLRGSISIALALSVPVLITERQDIIDTVFGAVLFTLIIQGLTIKPLLTKLGLISDDQIVEKEYTELTSRLVALRRVSDYLTKMELFPEYEPEYYTYKKSLVMGEIESLETKIKELRNVNPYLQSLTREQIKNKLIDIEAETYAEFINAGVLKENLFPLLKEVEVES
- a CDS encoding ABC transporter permease, encoding MKWWSRLKQNPLAQLGGTILLTFYLIVTLAGFFAPYDPYSSQIDGSLLSPTRIYWRNTQQEWIGPHVYPTTLGPTDLETGERKLSRDYQKPSPIRLFVKGRTFNFLGLKLNRQLFGTVGEGYLNILGTDEQGRDQLSRLIYGGRISLFIGIVGIAISFPLGMLIGGISGYFGGVVDAVLMRLAEVLMTIPGIYLLVALAAVLPLDLTSAQRFLLIVAITSLISWAGLARVTRGQVLAIKEQEFVQAAKAMGARPLYLILRHILPQTASYMIISATLAIPGFIIAESVLSLIGLGIQQPYPSWGNLLSLATNASILVLNPWLIWPPAAVIILTVLAFNLLGDGLRDALDPRSNP
- a CDS encoding peroxiredoxin codes for the protein MANSPLKVGDRAPDFSLLNQSGETVKLSDFLGKKSVVVYFYPKDDTPGCTAESCAFRDSYQVFQEAGAEVIGISGDSTDSHRGFATKYNLPFVLLSDNNNQVRKLFGVPATLFILPGRVTYIIDKEGIVRHIFDSQLDFKAHIDEALKTLKAIG